The following is a genomic window from Candidatus Gorgyraea atricola.
CTGATCATACCTGCGGTATAGAAGTTTCGATTGCGGCAGTGGCTATGGGAGCAAGTGTCATAGAAAAGCACTTTACTCTTGATAAAAATATGCAAGGACCTGATCATAAGGCCTCTTTGGAACCTGATGAGTTGAAGGCAATGACAAAAGCAATAAGGAATACGGAAAAGGCCATGGGCGATGGTGTAAAAAGAGCATCGCAGTCAGAATTGAAAAACAAAGTTGTTGTCCGTAAAAGTATAGTTGCATCAAGAGGCATTATAAAGGATGAGATATTTACTGAAAAAAGCATTATTCCTAAAAGGCCGGGATCAGGCATAAGCCCTATGGAGTGGGATAATATTATCGGCAAGAAAGCCAAAAGAAACTTTAATGAAGGTGAGATGATAGAACTATGAAAAGAAATATTTGTGTAGTGACGGGCTCTAGAGCAGAATATGGGCTTTTGAGACCGTTGTTAGAAAAAATAAAAAATACCAACGGATTAAAGTTGAGTCTTATTGTTACTGGAATGCACTTGTCTTCTGACTTTGGATTAACTTACAAAGAAATAGAAAGAGATGGATTTTGCATAGATGAAAAAGTCAACATATCTATTGTTTCCGATACGCCTTTAGGGGTTTCAAGGTCAATGGGGCTAGCTATGCGAGGTATTTCAAGAGCTTATGAAAGGATCAAACCAGATATTGTAGTTATGCTTGGAGACAGGTTTGAGATTTTTAGCGCAGCTTCCGCAGCGCTTATAGCAAGAATACCCGTTGCTCATATTCATGGCGGAGAGATTACGGAAGGCGCATTCGATGATGCTATGAGGCATTCTATAACCAAAATGAGTCATTTGCATTTTACTTCAACTGAGGAATACAGAAAAAGAGTTATTCAATTGGGAGAACAGCCAAATAGGGTATTTAATGTAGGGGCAATAGGATTGGACAATATTAACAAAATAAAGTTATTGTCAAAAGCGACACTGGAAAAGAAGTTGAACTTAAAATTTAATAAACATAATTTATTAGTTACTTTTCATCCTGTTACCTTAGAGAATAATACTTCAAAGATACAGTTTAATAATTTATTAAAAGCATTAGATAGGTTAAAAGATACTTATATTATTTTTACAAAATCAAATGCCGATACATACGGCAGGATAATCAATAAAATGATTGATGAATATGTATCAAGAAAGTCTGATAAAGCTATTTCATTTACTTCAATGGGTCAATTAAAGTATCTTTCAACAATGCAATTTGTCGATGCTGTGGTAGGAAATTCATCAAGCGGGATCATAGAAGCGCCTAGTTTTAAGATAGGCACTATAAATATAGGAGATAGACAAAAAGGTAGAATCAGGGCAAAAAGCATTATAGATTGTGCTCCAATACAAAAGGATATAAACAGGGCATTTGGTAAATTATATTCTAAAAAATTCCAGGATTCCCTTAGAAGCGTAAAGAATCTTCATGGTAACAGCGGATCCGCGAAAAAAATAACCGAGATATTAAAGAGCTATAACTTAAAAGATATAATTAAAAAACATTTTTTTGATGTAAATTTTGAATTTTAACAGGTAAGAGAGGAAGCTAAAATGGTCACAAAAACCTTAAGAGAGAAGACGCTTGAGAAGCAGATCGCTATTCAACCAAAAGATGTAAAATTTTGCAAAAGATGTGTTATGTCAAACCAGAGACCGCGGATTGTTTTTGATGAGGAAGGGGTCTGTAGCGCATGCAGGTATGCAGATGAGAAGAAAAACACAATAGACTGGAAAACGCGAGAGAACGAATTGCTAAAACTACTGGATAAGCATCGCAGAAATGACGGTCAGTGGGATG
Proteins encoded in this region:
- the neuC gene encoding UDP-N-acetylglucosamine 2-epimerase, translated to MKRNICVVTGSRAEYGLLRPLLEKIKNTNGLKLSLIVTGMHLSSDFGLTYKEIERDGFCIDEKVNISIVSDTPLGVSRSMGLAMRGISRAYERIKPDIVVMLGDRFEIFSAASAALIARIPVAHIHGGEITEGAFDDAMRHSITKMSHLHFTSTEEYRKRVIQLGEQPNRVFNVGAIGLDNINKIKLLSKATLEKKLNLKFNKHNLLVTFHPVTLENNTSKIQFNNLLKALDRLKDTYIIFTKSNADTYGRIINKMIDEYVSRKSDKAISFTSMGQLKYLSTMQFVDAVVGNSSSGIIEAPSFKIGTINIGDRQKGRIRAKSIIDCAPIQKDINRAFGKLYSKKFQDSLRSVKNLHGNSGSAKKITEILKSYNLKDIIKKHFFDVNFEF